DNA sequence from the Bacillus pumilus genome:
TTAACTTAAAGTGAATTAATTTGGAGGAAAAAGGATAATGAAAATCATTGTGATCGGAGCAGGACCAGGGGGACTTGCGGCAGCTATGATGCTTCAAAGCAAAGGACATGATGTTCATGTTTACGAAAAACAGCCCTTTGTTGGCGGACGTAACTCTAAGTTTCAACTGGGTGATTTCACGTTTGATACGGGTCCTACCTTTCTCAGCATGATTCATATTGCAGAGGAGCTGTTCGCCTTTGCTGGTAAAAATCTGTATGACTATATTGATGTGATTGAGTTAAAAGAAATGTATAGATTGATTTTTCAAGACGATCAGCTAGATATGATACGAGATCGTGATGAAATGTATAGACGGTTAGAAGCCTTTGCACCTGGAGAGGGCGAAGGGTATAGACGATTTATGAACGATACGAAGCGCAAAATGGATCGGCTGACACCTATTTTACAAAGTAAAATGGATCGTTTTCATCATTATTTGCGTCCAAAGGTGCTCAAAGCACTTCCGCAGCTTTCATTGAATAAGAGTTTATATGATGTGCTGTCAGATTATTTCTCAAACGAATCAGTGAAATATGCCTTTACATTTCAATCAAAGTATTTAGGCATGTCACCGTGGGAGTGCCCTGGTGCTTTCTCCATTCTATCATTTATGGAGCATGACACAGGTGTGTTCCATCCGAAGGGCGGGGTCAATCAGCTGTCAGAAGCGATGGCAAAAGTGGCGATTGAAGCTGGAGCAACGATTCATCTGTCATCTGGCGTCGAAAAACTGCTGACAGAAGGCAGGGAAGTAAAAGGCATTCGCTTAGAATCTGGGGAAGAAATACAGGCAGATGAAGTTGTCGTAAATGGAGACTTTGCACATGTGATGACAAAACTTGTAGAGCCAGGACTTTTAAAGAAATATAGCGAGAAAAAATTAAAAAAGAAAAAATTCTCATGCTCCACCTTTATGCTTTATTTAGGATTAGATACCATGTATGAGGAGCCGCATCATACCATCGTTTTTTCTGATGATTATGCTCAATTCGTCAAAGGCATTACGAAAACATTTGAGCTGCCAGATGATCCATCTATTTATATTCAAAATGCTAGCGTCACAGATGACTCACTTGCGCCAAAAGGAAAGTCCGCCCTTTATGTGCTGGCACCCGTTGCCAACAATCAAAGCGATATTGACTGGGAAGCACATCAAGATGAATTCAGAGAACTTGTGCTGGATACACTGGAGCGAAAAACCGGTTTTAAGAATGTAAGGCAGCATATAGAAGTCGAGCGGATGATCACACCGAAGCAATGGGAGGAAGACCTTTACGTATACGAAGGAGCCACATTTAACCTTGGTCACCAGCTGACGCAGATGATGGTTCTTAGGCCGCACAATGAATTTGATGAATTGGATCATTGCTGGCTTGTAGGAGGAGGAACGCACCCAGGAAGCGGACTGCCGACCATTTTAGAATCAGCACGTATCACGACAAATGCGATTCTTTCAAAGGAGAAAAATACGCACAAAACATTGCCGCAAGAAGAAAAGGGGAGCGCCTCATGAAAAAACATATATTGATTGCAGGTGGCGGTATTGGTGGGATGATCTCAGCACTTTATTTAAAAAAAGCGGGACATGATGTCACGCTTGTCGAAAAAAACGAGCGACTTGGCGGAAGACTTGCTTTTGTACGTGAGAAAGGATATAAAGTAGATGAAGGTCCGACCATTGTCCTACTTCCAGATATGTTAAAAGGTATTTTACATGAGGTAGGAATTGACGAAGCATCTCTTGATCTTTTGCAGCTTGATCCGCTGTATACGATTCAATTTCAAGATGGAACCTCCTACACGAAGTACTCTGATGCACTTCGTCAGCTAGAGGAAATCAGACGTGTATTTCCAAAGGAAGATCAAGGATTTCTAAGGTTTATGGAAGAAATGACAGACCGGTTTCAAGAAGGACAGCAAGCCTTTCTAGAGAAATCATTTCATGAAAAGCGTACATTTTTTACAAAAGCAAACATGAAGATTTTAATGAAATTAAAGGCGTATCGCACGGTTCAAAGTGCCCTGAAAAAGTATTTCTCAGACGAACGCCTGCGAGATGCATATGCACTTCAAACCCTCTATGTCGGAGGAAATCCATATGAAGCATCTGCTATATATTCGCTTGTTTCATATAGTGAGCACGCACATGGAATCTACTATTTAAAAGGCGGCTATGCGAGTTTAGTAGATATATTGGAAGGGCAGCTCATGAAAATGGGTGTGCATGTGAGAAAAAATGTCGAAGTCACGGAGCTAGAGTTTGATGGGAAGCGCGTGGTTAAAGCAAAAGTCAGTGACGCCCATATAGCAGCTGATGCCTTTGTCATCAACGGAGATTATCCAGCTGCGTTAAAACAGCTTGGTTTAGACGAACAAGATCGGCGAAAATACGTGCCGTCCTCTGGCTGTGTAATGGTGTATCTCGGGTTAAACAAAATGTACCATGATGCGCCTGTGCATCAATTCTTTATGGGCGAACACTTTGATCAGCATATGAAAGAGGTTTTTCAAACGAAGACGATCCCTCAAGATCCGTCGTTTTATACATTTAATCCATCGATCATTGATCCATCTCTTGCCCCGGAAGGCTGTAGTGTTTTATATATGCTGATTCCCGTTCCCTCAGGAGATCATATCAACTGGGAAGAGGAGACAGATTTTGTAGAGCAAATGGTGGATCGTCTCGAGAAAAGAGGCTTTCCAAGATTGCGAGAATCGATTGTATGGAAAAAAGTCAGAACACCAAATGATTCTTTGCGAGAAGGATTGTTTGAAGGCGGCAGCTTTGGACTTGCGCCTAACTTATTTCAATCAGGTGTGTTCCGCCCGCAAGTGAAGGCAGCTGAGACGGGCAATCTTTATGCGGTAGGTGCTTCCATCCATCCTGGTGGCGGAGTGCCGATCGTGATGCAAAGTGCGAAGCTGATGGCGTCTGTGCTGTTAAAAGATTTGAATGACAGAAAGGAAGTGAAACTAAGTGGTTGATGTACAAACAGCATTGAAATTGTGTGAGGAGACCATTCAAACCCATTCCAACACGTTTTACCGTGCCTTTTCCATGCTGCCTAAAAAGAAACGACAGGCCGTCTGGGCTGTGTATTCCTTTTGCCGGAAAGCAGATGATATTGTAGATGAGTCACCCTCACCAAAAGAGGAGCTTGCCTCCTTTCGAGAGACGTTTGATCGATTTTTACAAGGTGAGGTAGATCGGAATGATCCGATGTGGGTGGCGCTAGCACATACATTTCAAGAGTTTCGTATGGATGAAGCACCGTTCCATGACTTGCTCCAAGGTCAGAAGATGGACTTAGAGCAGCATCGATATGAAACGTTAGATGAATTGCTTATTTATTCCTACCATGTTGCTAGTACCGTTGGACTTATGCTGCTTCCTATTATTGCACCGCGTAAAAAAGAACAGCTGAAAGAAGCAGCGATTTCATTAGGGATTGCCATGCAGCTGACCAATATTCTTCGTGACATTGGCGAGGATAAGGCTGAAAGAGACCGCATTTATTTGCCAAAGCAAGTCATGGATCAATTCGGATATACAGAGCAAGAATTGCAAGAAGGCATTATCAATCAAGCATTTCAGCACGTATGGGAGTACATTGCCTTTGAGGCAGAGGCATACTACGAGGAGTTTTTTGACCATCTTCATGAATTCCCGCTCTATTCACGTATACCAGTGAAAGCAGCTGCTCACTTTTATAAAGCCATTTTAGATAAAACAAGAGAAAATGAATACCGCGTGTTTACACAGCGATCATTTATTTCAAACCAAGAAAAAGAACTTATTTTAGAAGATATTACGTAAAAAAGGACTGCACCCGCAGTCCTTTTTATGTGGAAGAAAAGCGATGCTCTGTCCAAACTCTTGAACGCCACCGCCTATACATAAAGATGCCTCTTACCCATTCATCCACGATAAAAGAAATCCAAATCCCAATGAGGCCCATTTCAAGCTGAATGCCTAACAAGTAAGCGATCGGAAGCCCGATGCCCCACATTGAAATCATCGCCATATACACTGGAAACTTCGCGTCGCCAGCAGCCCGCAAGGAATTAATAATGACCATATTAAAAGAACGGCCCGGTTCCAAAATAATGGTCAAAAGGAGGAGGGTGGCGGCGGTTTGAATGATCTCGCTGTTGCTAGTAAAGAAAGCAAGCAAATGCGTCGATGATAAAGATAAAGCAGTGGAAGAAAGAAGGGAGATGCCAATGGCCCAGTATAAGCTTTTCATGCATCTGTGATAGGCAGCATCGAATTCCTTCGCCCCAATATGGCGCCCAATTAAAATTTGTGTCCCTTGGCTAATGGCTGCACCAAATAGCATAATGAACATCATGACATTTTGAGTATAAACCTTTGCAGCTAATGCCTGCGTCCCCATGAATGTAATAAACAGTGTAATGATCATTTGAGAGCCGTTATAAGAAAGCTGCTCTCCAGCAGAAGGAATGCCGATTTTCAGCAACTTTTTTAAATATGTCCGCTGGATGTGAAACATCTTCTTCAGTGAAAAGCGTAATCCAATTCGGCGCCGTACAATGAGGATCATGGCCATTAATCCGATCAATCGAGCGAGTGAGGTCGAAAAAGCGACCCCCATGACACCTAATACAGGGAAACCAAACGGACCAAAAATCACCAAATAGTTACCGGCAACGTTTAACAAGTTCATTCCGATAGTGACATACATCGTATCTCTTGTATATCCGTAGCTTTTTAAAATAGCACTATACGTCATAATGAGCGCTTGAATAAAAGAAAGCAGCCCGACAATTTGTAAAAATATAGTCGCATCCGGCATGAGCTCACTTGATAGGCCCATCAGGTGTAAAATGGGAACAGCTAATACAAACATGAGAAGACTAATGACAAAGCTAATCAGGAAATTGGTTCCTAGTGAGACATAGGCGACTTGAGTCGCTTCCTGCTTTCGGCTCGCTCCTAAAAGCTGCGCAATCACAATCGTCGTTCCAGTTGTAATGAAGCTGAACATGACAATCAATAAATTCAGGAGCTGATTGCTTACACCAACTGCTGCAACACTATTATCGGAATATTGGCTGAGCATGAGGGTATCCGCGCTTCCCATCAGCATATATAAAGAGATTTCAATAAAAATAGGCCAAGTTAATGCAAATAATGAAGGGTGGTTTTTCTTCCCCCTAGCTTGAATCTTTTGAATTGGTAGTGATTGAGGTTTCATCAATCAACCTCCTTTCGTATAAATCCGATTTATAGTGTACCTTGCATCGACTATAATAAGAAGAGATGAAACCGAAACTTATTGGAGAAATCCGACTTCATAAGGGGATGAATATGAATCGATTTATTACATTTACTGTACCGCCGTTCCCGGTTTATATCGCTTCAGGCAAAGGCGTATTTCATCAAGGAGAAAGACATATTTCTAGAACCTTCACCGTGTTTGATCTTCTTTATGTCACAAGAGGGCAGCTATGGATCACAGAGGACAGAAAGGCTCATCACGTAAAAGAAGGAGAATATATCATTCTCTCACCTGGCTTGTCGCATGGCGGACACCTGCCATGCGAAGAAGATACGCACTATGAGTGGCTGCATTTCTCAATTGATCCATATGAGCTGACGAATCGGCCGAGAGAACACTGGTTTGATATGAAACAAAATCAAGCCACCTTTGAAAAGCCGGCAACATATGAATTTAGCCTGCCCCGTAAAGGAAAAGTGAAAGGAAGAAATGTATTAGAAAAGCACCTTGCACAGATGCGGGCCCTAAATGATGACGCGTCTGAACTGCCGCTGAAAAAACAGCTTCAGTTTGAAGAACTGCTCATTCATTTACAAAAAGAAGCATTTCATATTCCAAGTGCAAAGGAGAATGTCGCCTCAGAAGTGGTTCATTATCTTGAGCGTCACTTTATGAAGAAACTGCAAATGGAGGAGCTTGCAGAGAAGCTGCACTATCACCCTGATTACATGACAAGGTGTATGCAGACGGTGTATGGACTCACGCCAAACCAATATATCAATCGTCTCAAGGTCGAAAAAGCCAAAAGCATGCTTGCCTCAACGAATGATAAAATCGCAGCGATTGCTGATCACGTAGGCATTGATGATCCTACTTATTTTTCTAAGCTGTTTCGGCAAAACGAAGGCATGACGCCTATCGAGTACCGTCATCTTGCAAAAAGAACGACAAAGTAAAGGAACGTGAACAGATGAAAAGGGAAAAACAAAAGCTTGTGAACATACGACCATTAAACGAAGCTGATTTAGAGTTGGTATGGCATTTAAGATTCAAAGCACCAGACCAGTCCTATCGAGAGTGGAACGCCCCATATTTTCATGAACACGAAATCCCGCTTGCTGCTTTTAAAAAACGATACTTACAGGATACATCCATTCCGCCAAAGCTATATGGTATTGAAATAGACGGCGAAATCAAAGGCACCGTGTCATATTATTGGGAGAATGAACGTACACGGTGGCTTGAATGCGGCATTCTCATTTATGATTCGCGCTTTTGGAGCGGTGGCGTTGGGACAAAGGCATTAAGTCTATGGACTGATAAGTTATTTACACACATTGATATTCCTCGAATTGGTCTTACTACATGGTCGGGAAATGAACGGATGATGCGGTGCGCAGAGAAATGCGGGTTTATCCTTGAGGGAAGACTGCGAAAGGTCCGTTACTACCAAGGAGAGTATTATGATTCGATGCGTTACGGGATGCTGAGAGAGGAATGGCAAAGCCTTCTGCAACATTCAACTGAATAATTCCTTTTCTTTTTAGTACAAAAGTAACGTATGATTGAATAAACTAAAAAAGAAGGGTGACGAATGAGTTGCGCTGGATTACCGGATGGTTTGTGTCGATTATAGTGGCCGTTTACCTATTTGTAGATGCGCCTAAACATGGGAAGAATAAATGGCTGTGGGCGATTTTAGGCCTTTTATTCGGGCTCTTTACATTTGGAATATACCTGATCAAAACAGGAAGAAAAGGATTGGGCTGGACGGTTCTGATCGTGTCCATTATCATTTATTCTATTTTCATTCTAGTCTATGTCTTTTACTTCTTATTGCTGATGATCGGATACTCAAACGCATAATAGAAAGCACACGTGTACATAAGGAGGAGTTTGAACGTGAGACTTACAGGGTTATTCGTTTCACTTGCTGTTTCCATTTATTTATGGTTTGATGCGCCAAAGCATGATAAAGACAAATGGCTGTGGGCCATTTTAGGTGTCTTATTTAGTACGATCGTTCTCGGTATTTATTTGATCAAGACAGAGAGGAAGGGACTTGGCTGGACCATTCTTATTTTAACGATTTTGTTTTACCTCATGCTGCTCGTCTCTGTTTTGATCGGTATCATTCTTTTTTATCAGGTGGGTCCTTCATGATGAAGGGCTTTTTTCTTTTACCTTTTGCGCTGGCACACCTGCAATAACAATTTTCTCCTCGTGAAAGGAACGGTTTACCACAGCATTTGCTCCGATGGAAATATGATCTGCAATATAGATATCCCCAAACAGCTTAGCACCTGGGCCAATCCATACATGATCCCCAATGGTTGGTACATCTTTTTCATGATGATTCTGACCAATATTCACCCCTTGATGAATATCACAAAATGCCCCAATTTTTGCATGTTTGTTCACAATTAAGAGACCCGTATGATTGATTCTAAGACCGGGACCGAAGACACCAATCGGAATATCAAAGCCAAGCTGCATGCCTTTCTTTTTATGTAAATAGCGATAGAACCATTTGCGAAGTTCAGCACCGCTATTAGAATAGTATTCATATTTTCGTAAAATCCTTTGATATTTCCATATATCATCCCCAAACCACTTAGGTCGTTTGCGCTTAATGGCTAATGCTTTCTTGTCCTGAGCTAAGTAGTGGTGGAGATCATGCTTTGTTAAAATCATCAGATCCCTCTCCATTCCCTTTTGTTTCAGAGAAATTATACCATTATAACCATTTATATCAATATAGAATGACGTTTCTTTTTTTCCTTTTCTACATCACTTTCATCCACTTTCCCATATAAAATAAGTGCTTTGTCATGAATAAAACAAAAGAACCAGGAAGAATGATTTGTAATTTTTTTCTACATTATTTCGTCTCACGCGTTTATTCTCCCTATAGCAGTAGAGGTTTGTCAAAATGACACGAAATTACTCGTTAAATAGAGAATATAGCATTCATATGCTTTTAGAATCATCTTTTTGAATACAATTGACTTTCATATCTCACATCCTCTAGGCTAGTAAATGAAAATGATAATCTTTATCAATTGGAGGAGTGTTTTATTATGTCCATCAAAACCGTTTCTAAAAATCAGCAATTTTTAGAGCAGCAAAGTCAAAGAGAATCGAATGCAAGGTCTTATCCGAGACGGTTCCCATTAGCCATGCAAAAAGCCGAGGGTATGATCGTGACAGATGCGGATGGCAGAGAGTTTTATGACTGCCTGGCAGGCGCAGGAACACTTGCACTTGGTCACAATCATCCAGTTGTTATAGATGCA
Encoded proteins:
- a CDS encoding phytoene/squalene synthase family protein — protein: MVDVQTALKLCEETIQTHSNTFYRAFSMLPKKKRQAVWAVYSFCRKADDIVDESPSPKEELASFRETFDRFLQGEVDRNDPMWVALAHTFQEFRMDEAPFHDLLQGQKMDLEQHRYETLDELLIYSYHVASTVGLMLLPIIAPRKKEQLKEAAISLGIAMQLTNILRDIGEDKAERDRIYLPKQVMDQFGYTEQELQEGIINQAFQHVWEYIAFEAEAYYEEFFDHLHEFPLYSRIPVKAAAHFYKAILDKTRENEYRVFTQRSFISNQEKELILEDIT
- a CDS encoding phytoene desaturase family protein, with the translated sequence MKIIVIGAGPGGLAAAMMLQSKGHDVHVYEKQPFVGGRNSKFQLGDFTFDTGPTFLSMIHIAEELFAFAGKNLYDYIDVIELKEMYRLIFQDDQLDMIRDRDEMYRRLEAFAPGEGEGYRRFMNDTKRKMDRLTPILQSKMDRFHHYLRPKVLKALPQLSLNKSLYDVLSDYFSNESVKYAFTFQSKYLGMSPWECPGAFSILSFMEHDTGVFHPKGGVNQLSEAMAKVAIEAGATIHLSSGVEKLLTEGREVKGIRLESGEEIQADEVVVNGDFAHVMTKLVEPGLLKKYSEKKLKKKKFSCSTFMLYLGLDTMYEEPHHTIVFSDDYAQFVKGITKTFELPDDPSIYIQNASVTDDSLAPKGKSALYVLAPVANNQSDIDWEAHQDEFRELVLDTLERKTGFKNVRQHIEVERMITPKQWEEDLYVYEGATFNLGHQLTQMMVLRPHNEFDELDHCWLVGGGTHPGSGLPTILESARITTNAILSKEKNTHKTLPQEEKGSAS
- a CDS encoding serine O-acetyltransferase, which produces MILTKHDLHHYLAQDKKALAIKRKRPKWFGDDIWKYQRILRKYEYYSNSGAELRKWFYRYLHKKKGMQLGFDIPIGVFGPGLRINHTGLLIVNKHAKIGAFCDIHQGVNIGQNHHEKDVPTIGDHVWIGPGAKLFGDIYIADHISIGANAVVNRSFHEEKIVIAGVPAQKVKEKSPSS
- a CDS encoding AraC family transcriptional regulator, translating into MNRFITFTVPPFPVYIASGKGVFHQGERHISRTFTVFDLLYVTRGQLWITEDRKAHHVKEGEYIILSPGLSHGGHLPCEEDTHYEWLHFSIDPYELTNRPREHWFDMKQNQATFEKPATYEFSLPRKGKVKGRNVLEKHLAQMRALNDDASELPLKKQLQFEELLIHLQKEAFHIPSAKENVASEVVHYLERHFMKKLQMEELAEKLHYHPDYMTRCMQTVYGLTPNQYINRLKVEKAKSMLASTNDKIAAIADHVGIDDPTYFSKLFRQNEGMTPIEYRHLAKRTTK
- a CDS encoding GNAT family N-acetyltransferase gives rise to the protein MKREKQKLVNIRPLNEADLELVWHLRFKAPDQSYREWNAPYFHEHEIPLAAFKKRYLQDTSIPPKLYGIEIDGEIKGTVSYYWENERTRWLECGILIYDSRFWSGGVGTKALSLWTDKLFTHIDIPRIGLTTWSGNERMMRCAEKCGFILEGRLRKVRYYQGEYYDSMRYGMLREEWQSLLQHSTE
- a CDS encoding phytoene desaturase family protein; protein product: MKKHILIAGGGIGGMISALYLKKAGHDVTLVEKNERLGGRLAFVREKGYKVDEGPTIVLLPDMLKGILHEVGIDEASLDLLQLDPLYTIQFQDGTSYTKYSDALRQLEEIRRVFPKEDQGFLRFMEEMTDRFQEGQQAFLEKSFHEKRTFFTKANMKILMKLKAYRTVQSALKKYFSDERLRDAYALQTLYVGGNPYEASAIYSLVSYSEHAHGIYYLKGGYASLVDILEGQLMKMGVHVRKNVEVTELEFDGKRVVKAKVSDAHIAADAFVINGDYPAALKQLGLDEQDRRKYVPSSGCVMVYLGLNKMYHDAPVHQFFMGEHFDQHMKEVFQTKTIPQDPSFYTFNPSIIDPSLAPEGCSVLYMLIPVPSGDHINWEEETDFVEQMVDRLEKRGFPRLRESIVWKKVRTPNDSLREGLFEGGSFGLAPNLFQSGVFRPQVKAAETGNLYAVGASIHPGGGVPIVMQSAKLMASVLLKDLNDRKEVKLSG
- a CDS encoding MATE family efflux transporter, coding for MKPQSLPIQKIQARGKKNHPSLFALTWPIFIEISLYMLMGSADTLMLSQYSDNSVAAVGVSNQLLNLLIVMFSFITTGTTIVIAQLLGASRKQEATQVAYVSLGTNFLISFVISLLMFVLAVPILHLMGLSSELMPDATIFLQIVGLLSFIQALIMTYSAILKSYGYTRDTMYVTIGMNLLNVAGNYLVIFGPFGFPVLGVMGVAFSTSLARLIGLMAMILIVRRRIGLRFSLKKMFHIQRTYLKKLLKIGIPSAGEQLSYNGSQMIITLFITFMGTQALAAKVYTQNVMMFIMLFGAAISQGTQILIGRHIGAKEFDAAYHRCMKSLYWAIGISLLSSTALSLSSTHLLAFFTSNSEIIQTAATLLLLTIILEPGRSFNMVIINSLRAAGDAKFPVYMAMISMWGIGLPIAYLLGIQLEMGLIGIWISFIVDEWVRGIFMYRRWRSRVWTEHRFSST